A region of uncultured Carboxylicivirga sp. DNA encodes the following proteins:
- a CDS encoding RNA-binding S4 domain-containing protein, which yields MESAGVRIDKFLWAVRLYKTRSLAAEACKKGKVSINKQSAKSSRIIKTGDLIDIRVAPITRTYKVLDISEKRMGAKLTPGFIEDVTTPDQLEMLELAKLASSAQRDRGLGRPTKKDRRDIERLQQGDWE from the coding sequence ATGGAAAGTGCAGGAGTTCGTATCGATAAGTTTTTATGGGCTGTTCGTCTGTATAAGACCCGGAGTCTGGCTGCAGAAGCCTGTAAAAAAGGCAAAGTATCCATCAACAAGCAATCCGCAAAGTCGTCACGTATTATTAAAACAGGCGATTTAATTGACATACGTGTAGCTCCTATAACCCGCACATACAAAGTTCTTGATATATCCGAAAAACGAATGGGAGCAAAACTCACTCCTGGCTTTATCGAGGATGTTACTACACCTGATCAGCTGGAAATGCTCGAACTGGCAAAACTGGCTTCGAGTGCTCAACGTGATCGAGGTCTGGGCAGACCAACAAAAAAAGACAGACGCGACATTGAGCGCCTTCAACAAGGTGATTGGGAATAA
- a CDS encoding DUF4924 family protein: MIVAREKKKENIIEYILYMWQIEDLIRANGVNMPSIDKNIIPSYNQSEDILLEIRDWWANLTEMMHLENKHTSGHLQININTVNEVNHLHLQLMKAPNEVAYQHLFNSVLPTIKEFDQKTGQKLTNDVEICLTAIYSTFLLKLKKQTVSPETDLAVKAISKFMATLAKKYKENEKGELEL, translated from the coding sequence ATGATTGTAGCAAGAGAAAAAAAGAAGGAAAATATAATTGAGTACATTCTTTATATGTGGCAGATCGAAGATTTGATCAGGGCCAATGGAGTAAACATGCCAAGCATTGATAAGAATATTATCCCCAGCTACAATCAGAGTGAAGATATACTACTTGAGATAAGAGACTGGTGGGCAAACCTTACAGAAATGATGCATCTTGAAAACAAGCACACCAGCGGTCATTTGCAAATCAATATTAACACAGTAAACGAGGTTAATCATCTTCACCTTCAACTTATGAAGGCTCCAAATGAAGTAGCCTATCAACACCTCTTCAACAGTGTTTTGCCGACTATAAAAGAATTCGACCAAAAAACAGGTCAAAAGCTTACAAATGACGTTGAGATATGTCTTACTGCCATATACAGTACTTTTTTATTAAAATTAAAAAAGCAGACCGTTAGTCCCGAAACGGATTTGGCAGTGAAAGCTATAAGTAAATTTATGGCAACACTGGCAAAAAAATATAAAGAGAACGAGAAGGGTGAACTGGAACTTTAA
- a CDS encoding DCC1-like thiol-disulfide oxidoreductase family protein, which yields MKQTTSYSKPGATIFFDGWCRLCSGVVNLLLKTKPGRKFSYIPIQRIKEYLPEAELQSDTFEGNEIAIISDGKIITGASAVLFILNQMGGIYKVLSFILRILPLWVLQKVYVYIANNRYRWFGRKATCEII from the coding sequence ATGAAACAAACTACATCATACTCAAAGCCTGGTGCAACTATCTTTTTTGATGGATGGTGCAGGCTGTGTTCTGGTGTTGTAAACTTACTTCTCAAAACAAAACCGGGTCGGAAATTTAGTTATATACCAATTCAGCGTATAAAAGAATATCTCCCTGAAGCAGAATTACAGTCTGATACTTTTGAGGGTAATGAAATTGCAATTATCTCTGATGGTAAGATCATTACAGGCGCAAGTGCAGTATTATTTATCTTAAACCAGATGGGTGGAATTTATAAAGTGCTTTCTTTTATTTTACGAATACTGCCATTATGGGTTCTGCAAAAAGTATATGTATACATTGCCAACAATCGGTATCGTTGGTTTGGTAGAAAAGCCACCTGTGAGATTATTTAA